One genomic window of Mucilaginibacter sp. SJ includes the following:
- a CDS encoding phosphoribosylpyrophosphate synthetase: MKNYETLVDATNDLMKRGYTANLSLDGDTIDDKEKDIRMTADDFEIDEFYRFEGPSNPSDMSIVYAVSSSKYNLKGVLVNAYGTYADDSSSALAAKLHHGQVSHNLHGDDRPTA; this comes from the coding sequence ATGAAAAATTATGAAACCTTAGTGGATGCCACTAATGACCTCATGAAGAGGGGATATACGGCCAACCTTAGCCTTGATGGCGATACTATTGATGATAAAGAAAAAGATATCAGGATGACAGCCGATGACTTTGAGATCGATGAGTTTTATCGCTTTGAAGGTCCAAGTAACCCATCGGATATGTCGATAGTATACGCTGTATCATCATCAAAATATAACTTAAAAGGAGTGCTGGTAAATGCTTATGGTACTTATGCCGATGATAGCTCATCAGCGTTAGCTGCCAAATTACATCACGGGCAGGTAAGCCATAACCTGCACGGCGACGACAGGCCAACGGCGTAA